The Bacteroidota bacterium genome includes a region encoding these proteins:
- a CDS encoding dCMP deaminase family protein translates to MHSIKKDIKPSFDDIYMDLAENLARRSHCVKMKVGAVITKDTRIVSLGYNGPPAGTHNCDEVWPGVGCPRSERGGCSLALHAEENAILYAAKNKVSLEGGTLYVTLSPCLACARIIFTMGIKKVFYLNSYAAYKGIEIDEGLVFLQKFGVEIAKYCRIKNV, encoded by the coding sequence ATGCATTCCATAAAAAAAGATATAAAACCAAGTTTTGATGACATTTACATGGATCTGGCAGAAAACCTTGCCCGAAGATCACATTGTGTAAAAATGAAAGTTGGGGCAGTAATAACTAAAGATACACGTATAGTTTCCCTAGGATATAATGGTCCGCCTGCAGGAACTCATAATTGCGATGAAGTATGGCCTGGAGTGGGATGTCCAAGAAGTGAAAGAGGAGGTTGCTCACTTGCCCTTCATGCGGAAGAAAATGCCATATTGTATGCCGCAAAAAACAAGGTTTCACTTGAGGGAGGAACATTGTACGTAACACTTTCTCCTTGTCTTGCTTGTGCCAGGATTATCTTTACTATGGGTATTAAAAAAGTTTTTTATCTGAATTCCTATGCTGCTTATAAAGGAATAGAAATTGATGAGGGATTAGTATTCCTTCAGAAATTTGGAGTTGAAATAGCAAAATATTGCAGAATTAAAAACGTTTGA
- a CDS encoding riboflavin synthase: MFTGIIEQLAKVANLEQAGSNLHLTFNAPFTNELEIDQSIAHNGVCLTVVEIHKDTYTVTAIKETLSKTNLGHLKKGDFVNLERCLKLNDRLDGHIVQGHVDLTARCTQIKEENGSWMFFFEYDPEKGNITVTKGSVCVNGVSLTVVNSEKGLFSVAIIPYTFEHTNFHTLKAGDYVNIEFDIIGKYIAKLIENK, encoded by the coding sequence ATGTTTACAGGAATTATTGAGCAATTAGCCAAAGTTGCAAATTTAGAACAAGCCGGGTCAAATCTTCATTTAACTTTTAATGCTCCATTCACAAATGAACTGGAGATCGACCAAAGCATTGCCCACAATGGCGTTTGTCTTACTGTTGTTGAAATACACAAGGATACGTATACAGTTACTGCTATAAAAGAGACTTTATCAAAAACAAATTTGGGGCATTTAAAAAAAGGTGATTTTGTTAACCTGGAAAGGTGTCTTAAACTAAATGATAGGCTTGATGGACATATTGTACAAGGACATGTTGATTTAACTGCCAGATGTACTCAAATAAAAGAAGAAAACGGAAGTTGGATGTTCTTTTTTGAATATGATCCTGAAAAAGGAAATATTACTGTAACCAAAGGTTCTGTATGTGTAAATGGGGTAAGCTTAACTGTTGTTAATTCAGAAAAAGGATTGTTTTCAGTTGCAATAATCCCTTATACCTTTGAACACACCAACTTTCATACGCTTAAAGCAGGTGATTATGTTAACATTGAGTTTGACATTATTGGTAAATACATTGCCAAATTAATTGAAAATAAATAG
- a CDS encoding gliding motility-associated C-terminal domain-containing protein — MKKVLTFLFLFTLSVYSAFATHNRAGEITYKHISGLNYEVTITTYTKESSTAADRTELEIAWGDGLTDILQRDNGNGVLLGNDIKMNKYIGTHVYPGPGQYIISMLDPNRNSEIVNMIGSVNLAFYIESTLIISPFGSGSYNNSPLLLNPPVDNACLNRFFIHNAGATDPDGDSLSYELIDVRQDAGVVVTGYYIPPNVSINAVTGDLVWNVPGVIGEFNFAFIIKEWRKNGNSVKLIGSVVRDLQVNVSPCNNNPPVISSLIDTCVNANTFLEYNISATDSDGNTVTLEATGGPFIVQNPAQFQQGVTNTGNVSANLTWQVKCSHVRNAPYTVLVKAFDNGVPSLSDYKSFNIKVVGPSPKNPSAGPSGNNILVNWDVSICSEVTSYKIYRRTGSYGFIPSHCELGVPFYTGFSLVATVQGHANNSYLDPNLVHGQQYCYMIVAVFPDGAESYASEEVCSELKKNVPIMTNVSVEQTALNGRIYTAWSAPDEVDTIQHPGPYRYLIHRSEGMSGSNYQLIDSTALSTNFYDTIYTDIKVNTFANPNNYKVELVNRNLSPNGFYQIGYTHPAASVWLEVTPVSTGNALNLSWQVNVPWLNYSYDIFKYNESSLSFDSIGTTTATSYIDTGLINNRSYCYYIKSRGEYSIDGINKPLINLSQENCGQPKDTEPPCSPAYTVIGDCDLIKNTLNWKLIEGDCLNDAVSYTVYFKPFLEGPFEKIKTIEGNIPVEFIHERSNSIAGCYFITATDEYNNESQYIDSICVDNCPVYELPNVFSPDGDNINDYFQPFPYRFVESIDLKIMNRWGQLMFETNKPGINWNGVNVTTNKPCSEGVYYYICTVNEIRLSGIEPRVLKGFFHLFRNANVIPQTQD; from the coding sequence ATGAAAAAGGTTTTAACTTTTCTTTTCTTATTTACCTTATCTGTTTATTCGGCTTTTGCAACGCATAATAGAGCCGGAGAAATTACCTATAAACACATTTCAGGATTAAATTACGAGGTTACCATAACAACTTATACTAAAGAATCTTCTACGGCTGCAGATCGTACGGAACTGGAAATTGCCTGGGGTGATGGACTAACAGATATTCTGCAAAGGGACAATGGCAATGGAGTTCTCCTTGGCAATGACATAAAAATGAACAAATACATTGGCACTCATGTATATCCAGGTCCCGGACAATACATTATTTCCATGTTGGATCCAAACAGGAACAGTGAAATTGTTAATATGATTGGTTCTGTAAACCTTGCTTTTTACATAGAATCAACTTTAATTATAAGCCCTTTCGGTTCAGGATCCTACAACAACTCCCCGCTGCTATTAAATCCTCCTGTTGACAATGCTTGTTTGAATCGTTTTTTTATTCATAATGCAGGGGCAACTGACCCCGATGGAGACAGTTTGTCTTATGAATTAATAGACGTAAGGCAAGATGCGGGAGTAGTGGTAACAGGTTATTATATTCCTCCAAACGTATCCATTAATGCAGTTACCGGTGATCTTGTCTGGAATGTTCCTGGTGTAATCGGTGAATTTAACTTTGCTTTTATAATAAAGGAATGGAGGAAAAATGGCAACAGTGTCAAGTTAATCGGTTCGGTTGTAAGGGATCTTCAGGTAAATGTTAGCCCATGCAATAACAATCCACCTGTAATTTCTTCTTTAATAGACACTTGTGTTAATGCCAATACTTTTTTGGAATACAATATCTCAGCAACTGATTCTGATGGAAATACCGTAACCTTAGAGGCTACTGGAGGACCTTTTATAGTTCAAAACCCAGCCCAATTTCAACAGGGGGTTACAAATACAGGCAATGTTTCTGCTAACCTAACCTGGCAGGTAAAGTGCAGCCATGTCAGAAATGCTCCATATACAGTATTGGTTAAGGCCTTTGATAATGGAGTACCGAGCTTATCCGATTATAAATCATTTAATATCAAAGTAGTTGGCCCCTCACCAAAAAACCCTTCTGCCGGGCCTTCAGGAAATAACATTCTTGTAAATTGGGATGTGAGTATTTGTAGTGAAGTAACAAGCTATAAAATATATAGGAGGACAGGAAGTTATGGGTTTATTCCAAGTCATTGCGAATTAGGTGTTCCTTTTTATACCGGATTTTCACTCGTTGCAACAGTACAGGGTCATGCTAATAACTCCTATCTTGACCCTAACCTTGTTCATGGACAGCAATACTGCTATATGATAGTAGCCGTATTTCCTGATGGTGCTGAAAGTTATGCATCTGAAGAAGTTTGTTCGGAACTCAAAAAGAATGTTCCAATTATGACTAATGTTAGTGTGGAGCAAACTGCATTAAATGGTCGTATTTATACTGCCTGGTCTGCTCCTGATGAAGTTGATACAATCCAACATCCCGGACCCTACCGCTATTTGATTCACCGATCAGAAGGGATGTCTGGTTCTAACTATCAATTAATTGATTCCACAGCCCTTAGCACAAATTTTTATGACACCATTTATACGGACATAAAAGTAAACACTTTTGCAAATCCAAATAACTATAAAGTGGAGCTTGTAAACAGGAATTTATCGCCTAATGGGTTTTACCAAATTGGCTACACTCATCCTGCTGCAAGTGTTTGGCTTGAGGTTACTCCAGTTTCTACAGGAAATGCCTTAAATTTAAGTTGGCAAGTTAATGTTCCCTGGCTAAATTATAGCTATGATATATTTAAATACAATGAAAGCTCTTTGTCTTTTGATTCTATTGGCACAACTACCGCAACAAGTTATATCGATACTGGTTTAATTAACAATAGATCATATTGTTATTATATCAAATCAAGGGGTGAATATTCTATTGATGGCATAAATAAGCCCTTAATAAATTTATCTCAGGAAAATTGCGGACAACCCAAGGACACTGAACCTCCTTGTTCTCCCGCATACACAGTTATTGGTGATTGTGATCTTATAAAAAACACATTGAATTGGAAATTAATTGAAGGAGATTGTTTAAATGACGCTGTTTCCTATACAGTTTATTTTAAGCCCTTTTTAGAGGGACCTTTTGAGAAAATAAAAACAATAGAAGGAAATATTCCCGTTGAATTTATTCATGAAAGGTCAAACAGTATTGCTGGTTGTTATTTTATTACTGCCACAGATGAGTACAACAATGAAAGCCAGTATATCGATTCAATTTGTGTAGACAATTGCCCTGTGTATGAACTTCCGAATGTTTTCTCCCCGGACGGTGATAATATAAACGATTATTTTCAGCCCTTTCCTTATCGATTTGTGGAATCAATCGATTTAAAAATCATGAACCGTTGGGGGCAGTTGATGTTTGAAACCAATAAACCAGGAATTAACTGGAACGGAGTAAACGTTACTACCAATAAGCCTTGTTCTGAGGGCGTATATTATTACATTTGCACAGTTAACGAAATTAGGTTAAGCGGCATTGAACCCCGTGTATTAAAAGGCTTTTTTCATCTTTTCAGGAATGCCAATGTCATCCCACAAACACAAGATTAA
- a CDS encoding CofH family radical SAM protein, with translation MNAAKLFQKALDFEFLTAEQGRFLFTTAPLTELIYVANELRKIQKPENKVTWIIDRNVNTTNVCIANCKFCNFFRIPGHKEAYTTTIEQYIPKIEETFRLGGEQLLLQGGHHPELGLKFYTDTFSELKRLYPTLKLHALGPPEIAHISKLEGKSHTEVLSALKQAGLDSLPGAGAEILNDRVRRLISKGKCTGREWLDVMRAAHQLNITTSATMMFGHVETLEERFEHLVWLRQVQSEKPEGANGFLAFIPWPFMDDGTLLKRVKGVTNNVTADEYIRTVAISRIMLPNIINIQASWLTVGKKVAQACLHAGANDFGSIMIEENVVSAAGAPHRFTSNAIQQAIREAGFEPQLRDQQYKNRLIPQTMEQQTINY, from the coding sequence ATGAATGCAGCAAAACTTTTCCAAAAAGCCCTTGATTTTGAGTTCCTTACAGCAGAACAAGGACGATTTTTATTTACCACTGCTCCCCTTACTGAATTAATTTATGTGGCAAATGAATTAAGAAAAATTCAAAAACCCGAAAACAAAGTAACCTGGATCATTGACAGAAATGTAAATACTACAAATGTGTGCATTGCAAATTGCAAATTTTGTAACTTTTTCAGAATACCAGGGCATAAAGAGGCATATACCACAACAATTGAACAATATATACCAAAAATAGAAGAAACTTTTAGGTTAGGAGGGGAGCAATTATTGCTACAAGGAGGGCACCATCCGGAACTCGGATTGAAATTTTATACCGATACTTTTAGTGAATTAAAACGGCTCTACCCAACCCTAAAACTACATGCCCTTGGGCCTCCCGAAATTGCACACATTAGCAAATTGGAAGGAAAATCTCATACTGAAGTATTATCTGCGCTAAAGCAGGCTGGTTTAGATTCATTGCCAGGTGCAGGTGCCGAAATTTTAAATGACCGGGTAAGAAGATTAATCTCTAAAGGAAAATGTACGGGAAGAGAATGGCTGGATGTAATGCGGGCTGCCCATCAACTAAATATCACAACCTCAGCCACAATGATGTTTGGCCATGTGGAAACCCTTGAGGAGAGGTTTGAGCACCTTGTATGGCTAAGGCAGGTTCAGAGTGAAAAGCCTGAGGGGGCAAATGGTTTTCTGGCTTTTATCCCCTGGCCTTTTATGGATGACGGAACACTATTAAAAAGAGTAAAAGGTGTTACAAACAATGTAACTGCAGATGAATATATTCGTACTGTGGCAATAAGCAGGATAATGCTTCCAAACATTATAAATATTCAGGCTTCCTGGCTAACTGTAGGTAAAAAAGTTGCTCAGGCTTGTTTACATGCTGGAGCAAACGATTTCGGATCAATTATGATTGAGGAAAATGTAGTTTCAGCAGCTGGTGCACCTCATCGTTTTACCTCCAATGCAATTCAACAGGCCATAAGGGAGGCTGGATTTGAGCCTCAATTACGTGATCAACAATATAAAAACAGGCTAATCCCACAAACAATGGAACAACAAACAATTAATTATTAA
- a CDS encoding leucyl aminopeptidase family protein, which translates to MNTTIKKTIKDEVKNYTVFICSAATKPEDLGLNETEITALKKEMAKDKKLLPLSIENIKTFVYFIPENKDVFKTLEACRVQGNSLLKILNEEKTSEVTLIDFSGFPEEVIAFAEGIVLGNYQFLKYFSDSKKRKNSLNKILVFGEMITDEKIRELQNCTDAVCFARDLVNEPVCFLTAEKFSEEIKKAGKATGFKVEVFNHTKIKALRMGGLLAVNKGSIDPPTFTIMEYKPANAKNKKPYVLVGKGVVYDTGGVNIKVQGMELMKCDMGGAAAVVGAITAIASEKIPIHVIALVPATDNRPGGNAYVPGDIITMFDGSTVEVLNTDAEGRMILADALSYAKKFKPELVIDVATLTGAALRAIGMHGMVAMGNTHETMDQLKESGEKVYERLVEFPLWDEYADDIKSAIADIKNLGNSGYAGASSAGKFLEHFTDYPWMHLDIAGPAFFPKDDHYRVSGGTGYGVRLLYDFLKKQVTEEEK; encoded by the coding sequence ATGAATACCACAATTAAAAAAACGATAAAGGACGAGGTTAAAAACTATACTGTTTTTATATGTTCTGCAGCTACTAAACCAGAAGATTTGGGTTTAAATGAAACCGAAATTACAGCGTTAAAAAAAGAAATGGCTAAGGATAAAAAACTCCTTCCTCTTAGTATTGAAAATATTAAAACCTTTGTTTATTTTATTCCCGAGAACAAGGATGTTTTTAAAACCTTAGAAGCCTGTAGGGTACAAGGAAATTCCTTGCTAAAAATATTGAATGAGGAGAAAACCAGCGAAGTAACTCTAATCGATTTTTCCGGGTTTCCAGAAGAGGTAATTGCCTTTGCAGAGGGAATAGTTTTGGGTAATTATCAATTCCTGAAATATTTTTCTGACTCTAAAAAGAGAAAAAACAGCCTGAATAAAATTTTAGTTTTTGGTGAAATGATCACCGATGAAAAAATTAGGGAGCTACAGAATTGTACTGATGCCGTATGTTTTGCAAGAGATTTGGTAAATGAGCCTGTATGTTTTTTAACAGCCGAGAAATTTTCGGAAGAAATCAAAAAAGCAGGTAAGGCAACTGGATTTAAAGTGGAAGTTTTTAATCATACCAAGATAAAAGCATTGAGAATGGGCGGATTACTAGCGGTTAATAAAGGCAGTATTGATCCTCCTACTTTTACAATTATGGAATACAAGCCAGCAAATGCAAAAAACAAAAAGCCTTATGTTTTAGTAGGAAAAGGTGTTGTTTATGATACTGGGGGTGTAAATATTAAAGTTCAGGGAATGGAATTGATGAAGTGCGACATGGGAGGTGCTGCTGCAGTAGTTGGAGCCATCACAGCCATTGCGTCAGAAAAAATACCTATTCATGTAATAGCCCTTGTGCCAGCAACAGATAACCGGCCAGGTGGTAATGCATATGTTCCGGGAGATATAATTACTATGTTTGACGGTTCAACAGTAGAGGTTTTAAACACAGATGCTGAGGGAAGAATGATTCTTGCTGATGCCTTGAGTTATGCAAAAAAGTTTAAGCCGGAATTGGTTATTGATGTGGCAACACTAACAGGGGCTGCATTAAGAGCAATTGGTATGCATGGGATGGTGGCAATGGGAAATACTCATGAAACCATGGATCAATTAAAAGAAAGTGGAGAAAAAGTATACGAAAGATTGGTTGAATTTCCATTGTGGGATGAATATGCCGATGATATTAAATCAGCAATTGCAGATATCAAAAACCTTGGAAACTCAGGATATGCAGGAGCCAGTTCGGCAGGTAAATTTCTTGAGCATTTTACAGATTATCCATGGATGCATTTGGACATTGCCGGTCCTGCATTTTTTCCAAAAGATGATCATTACAGGGTTTCAGGAGGTACGGGTTATGGAGTTAGGCTTCTTTATGATTTCTTGAAAAAACAGGTTACAGAAGAGGAAAAGTAA
- the pdxA gene encoding 4-hydroxythreonine-4-phosphate dehydrogenase PdxA: MSDIKLKVGITVGDINGIGIEVIIKTFMDPRMLQVCNPIIYGSAKVIAEHKKMLGATDFNYSIINNPEQANGKQVQVINCWEEDVFLEIGKSTATGGKYALLSLEAATSDIKNGKIDLLVTAPIDKNNIQSDQFKFPGHTEYLAQQFEAKDCLMLLVSDNLRVGVVTGHIALSKISSLLSSELILKKLKILSKSLQEDFGIRKPQIAVLGLNPHAGDNGLLGNEEERIIIPALRKAKENSIMAIGPYSADGFFGSGNFKKFDAVLAMYHDQGLIPFKTISFGSGVNFTAGLPIIRTSPDHGTGFDIAGKNQASEDSFRNAIYAACDIYERKKNYKEVYINPLKISHLKKEN; the protein is encoded by the coding sequence ATGTCAGACATTAAACTTAAGGTTGGGATTACAGTCGGGGATATTAACGGTATAGGAATAGAAGTAATAATAAAAACTTTTATGGATCCCCGTATGTTGCAGGTTTGTAATCCAATTATTTATGGTTCTGCCAAAGTAATTGCCGAACATAAAAAAATGTTAGGAGCAACGGATTTCAATTATTCCATTATTAATAATCCCGAACAAGCTAATGGCAAACAAGTTCAGGTAATTAATTGCTGGGAAGAGGATGTTTTTTTAGAGATCGGTAAATCCACTGCAACAGGTGGAAAATATGCCTTGCTTTCTCTTGAAGCTGCAACTTCCGACATTAAAAATGGAAAAATTGATTTACTTGTTACTGCCCCAATTGATAAAAACAATATTCAGTCCGATCAATTTAAATTTCCTGGTCATACTGAATATTTGGCTCAACAATTTGAAGCAAAAGATTGTTTAATGCTTCTAGTAAGTGATAATTTAAGGGTAGGAGTTGTAACAGGGCATATTGCCCTAAGCAAAATCTCTTCCCTATTAAGTTCTGAACTAATATTAAAGAAATTAAAAATCCTTTCTAAAAGTTTACAGGAAGATTTTGGGATCAGAAAACCCCAGATTGCAGTTTTGGGTTTGAATCCGCATGCAGGGGATAACGGGCTTTTAGGCAATGAGGAGGAAAGAATTATTATACCTGCACTTAGAAAGGCTAAGGAAAACAGTATAATGGCAATTGGCCCATATTCTGCTGATGGTTTTTTTGGCTCTGGGAATTTTAAAAAATTTGATGCAGTTCTTGCCATGTATCATGATCAGGGATTAATACCTTTTAAAACCATATCCTTTGGCAGCGGAGTAAACTTTACTGCCGGACTGCCTATTATCCGCACATCTCCTGACCATGGCACTGGTTTCGATATTGCAGGAAAAAACCAGGCTTCAGAGGATTCCTTCCGTAATGCTATTTATGCGGCTTGTGATATTTATGAGAGAAAGAAAAACTATAAAGAAGTTTATATTAACCCCCTTAAAATATCTCATTTAAAAAAAGAAAATTAA
- a CDS encoding DUF4154 domain-containing protein: MRKLIMLFYLFVLANTILIPACFAQENSKMKAAFIYNFPKYINWPNEENFKEFSIGILGKKNIKLQLELERISASRLINNLPIKIKVFNSIEEIIPTQMLYANGADGFDQEKIFNKITGKEILLVAENLEDFNLSMINFIEQNGKQVISINQKSVEGENIKISPKLISLSILNEKEWNDVYSKFNDLLKTDKKKIEVTKKDIENAVLTNEIQKKENEELLKNVQAKIQALVKQESEIGKQSKNLTLQELEIENQSQKLVQQELEIQKQTEKIESQLIYVNQQKEDILKQNIEIEDQKNTLKIQLSQIEAQKVMLYQFVGVLVLFLLLVFFIYRSYRQKKKANSDILEQKLLVDEKNKIVEEKNKEITDSINYAKRIQQAKLPKRDEIYSSFPQSFILFKPKDIVSGDFYFYHKNENSAIIAAVDCTGHGVPGAFMSIIGSEKLDDAVSSTTDTSEILKLLNKGIKTSLRQSENIESTRDGMDIALCCMELPTAEGKVGLKFAGANRPIWIVRKEKNEIEEIRATKKAIGGFTDYNQNFNTHELQLEGGDTFYIFSDGYADTFGGKKDKKLTTRKFKHMLLEIQHKTMYEQEQHLNNFIENWKGETEQIDDILVIGVRV; the protein is encoded by the coding sequence ATGAGAAAATTAATAATGCTGTTTTATTTGTTTGTTCTTGCTAACACAATTTTGATTCCCGCTTGTTTTGCCCAGGAAAATTCCAAAATGAAAGCAGCCTTCATTTATAATTTCCCTAAATATATAAATTGGCCCAATGAGGAAAATTTTAAAGAATTTAGTATAGGTATTCTTGGCAAAAAAAACATAAAACTTCAGTTAGAATTAGAGCGTATTTCTGCCTCAAGATTAATTAATAATCTTCCAATTAAAATAAAAGTATTCAACAGCATTGAAGAGATTATTCCAACCCAAATGTTATATGCAAATGGGGCAGATGGATTTGACCAGGAAAAAATCTTTAATAAAATAACAGGAAAAGAAATATTATTGGTTGCAGAAAATCTGGAGGATTTTAATTTATCGATGATAAATTTTATTGAACAAAATGGCAAGCAGGTAATTTCAATCAATCAAAAATCAGTTGAAGGAGAAAACATTAAGATTAGCCCTAAATTAATTTCACTTTCCATATTAAATGAAAAGGAATGGAATGATGTTTATTCCAAATTCAACGATTTGCTAAAAACAGATAAGAAAAAAATAGAAGTCACAAAAAAGGACATTGAAAATGCAGTGTTAACAAATGAGATACAGAAAAAAGAGAATGAAGAATTGTTAAAAAATGTTCAAGCAAAAATACAGGCACTTGTAAAGCAAGAATCGGAAATAGGAAAACAGTCAAAAAATCTTACTTTACAAGAGTTGGAAATTGAGAATCAGTCACAAAAACTCGTACAACAAGAATTAGAAATTCAAAAACAGACAGAAAAAATAGAATCGCAACTTATATATGTTAATCAACAAAAAGAAGACATACTTAAACAAAATATTGAAATAGAGGATCAAAAAAACACATTAAAAATTCAATTATCCCAAATAGAGGCTCAAAAAGTTATGCTTTATCAGTTTGTAGGAGTATTGGTGCTTTTTTTATTGTTGGTGTTTTTTATATACAGAAGTTACAGACAAAAGAAAAAAGCAAATTCTGATATACTTGAACAAAAATTATTGGTGGATGAAAAGAATAAAATTGTTGAAGAAAAGAACAAAGAAATAACAGACAGCATTAATTATGCAAAGCGAATACAACAGGCAAAATTACCCAAGCGTGATGAAATATATTCTTCCTTTCCACAAAGTTTTATTCTCTTTAAACCAAAGGACATTGTAAGTGGGGATTTTTATTTTTATCACAAAAACGAAAATTCGGCTATTATTGCTGCCGTTGATTGTACCGGCCATGGTGTTCCCGGAGCATTTATGAGTATAATTGGTTCGGAAAAATTAGATGATGCTGTTTCATCAACTACGGACACTTCAGAAATATTAAAACTTCTAAATAAAGGAATCAAAACATCCTTAAGGCAATCAGAGAATATAGAATCAACCCGTGATGGAATGGATATTGCCTTATGCTGCATGGAACTACCAACGGCTGAAGGAAAAGTAGGATTAAAATTTGCCGGGGCAAACCGTCCAATTTGGATTGTTCGCAAAGAGAAAAATGAAATTGAAGAAATAAGAGCAACTAAAAAAGCCATTGGTGGCTTTACCGATTACAACCAGAATTTTAATACGCATGAATTGCAGTTAGAAGGTGGCGATACTTTTTACATTTTTTCGGATGGTTACGCAGACACTTTTGGGGGAAAAAAAGATAAAAAGCTAACTACAAGAAAATTTAAACACATGCTGCTTGAAATACAACATAAAACTATGTATGAACAAGAACAACATCTAAATAATTTTATTGAAAACTGGAAAGGGGAAACTGAGCAAATTGACGATATTTTAGTTATCGGTGTGAGGGTTTAA
- a CDS encoding ABC transporter permease, whose translation MNFPFFIAKRYLISKKSQNVINIITKIAITGVAVGTMALIVVLSAFNGIENLVVSLFNAFDPDIKITAVEGKTFNRDNNAMKKIKALPGVAFYTEVIEENALLKYKEKQYIAKIKGVGENFVSMSRLDTMLIDGEFLLEKKGTDYAVLGQGVAVQLGINLLSIVNPVQIYVPRRTKEIGLTPDKAFKTGVVYPAGVFSIQHDFDTKYIIVPIKMASELLDYKNRITGVEIGIAKGYKVSQVQKQIQEILGNEFYVKDRFQQHDMLYRIMKSEKWAIYLILTFILIIATFNVIGSITMLIIDKKKDIGILSNMGAGISEIRKIFFIEGILISMIGAVIGLLTGFLLCILQINFELIKLEGTFVMEAYPISMKIEDFVAVFLTVLVIGAFAAWFPARQITRNNQ comes from the coding sequence TTGAATTTTCCCTTTTTCATAGCAAAACGTTACCTAATAAGTAAGAAATCGCAAAATGTAATTAATATTATTACAAAAATTGCGATTACTGGTGTTGCTGTTGGCACAATGGCCCTTATTGTGGTGTTGTCTGCATTCAATGGTATAGAAAATCTTGTTGTTTCCCTTTTTAACGCTTTTGATCCTGATATTAAAATCACTGCAGTTGAAGGAAAAACCTTTAACAGGGATAACAACGCAATGAAAAAAATAAAAGCTCTTCCCGGAGTTGCTTTTTATACTGAAGTAATTGAAGAAAATGCCCTGCTTAAATACAAGGAAAAGCAATATATTGCCAAAATAAAGGGAGTTGGAGAAAATTTTGTTTCCATGAGTAGGCTTGATACAATGTTAATTGATGGTGAATTTCTACTTGAAAAAAAGGGAACAGATTATGCAGTTTTAGGCCAGGGTGTTGCTGTTCAACTTGGCATAAACTTGTTAAGCATTGTAAACCCTGTTCAAATATACGTGCCTCGCAGAACAAAGGAAATTGGATTAACCCCTGACAAGGCTTTTAAAACTGGTGTTGTTTATCCTGCCGGTGTTTTTTCAATTCAACATGATTTTGACACAAAATACATCATTGTTCCCATTAAAATGGCAAGTGAATTATTGGATTATAAAAACAGGATAACAGGGGTTGAAATTGGTATTGCAAAAGGATATAAAGTAAGCCAGGTACAAAAGCAAATACAGGAAATATTAGGAAATGAATTTTATGTTAAAGATCGTTTCCAGCAACACGATATGCTTTATCGTATTATGAAATCAGAGAAATGGGCTATTTACCTCATACTAACATTTATTTTGATTATTGCTACCTTTAATGTTATAGGATCCATTACCATGCTCATTATTGATAAGAAAAAGGATATTGGCATATTATCTAATATGGGAGCGGGCATAAGTGAAATTCGTAAAATATTTTTTATTGAAGGTATACTTATTTCTATGATTGGAGCAGTAATTGGTTTGTTAACAGGTTTTCTGCTGTGCATTCTGCAAATTAACTTCGAACTTATAAAGCTTGAAGGAACATTTGTAATGGAGGCTTATCCCATATCAATGAAAATAGAGGATTTTGTTGCTGTGTTTCTAACTGTATTAGTTATTGGGGCATTTGCCGCCTGGTTCCCTGCAAGACAAATTACCAGGAATAATCAATAG